ACGGTAAGCTCGTCGTACTTGAGGTTAAATTCGCGATACGCCAGGGCCAGACTCTGAATCACGTTCAGTTGCGCGGGCTCTTCCAGGTCGAAGTCTCCGGCGTCGTACCAGCCTCCTACGTTCATTCCGGGAATGTGATCGCCGCCCTTGTACTTGCCGTCCGTTGCCGTGGCCTGATTGAAGCCGTCGAATTGCTCCCCAACCACGGGCGCCAGACGGGCATCGTCAAGGTGTGAAGCGCCATGCCACACGCGGTAGCCTTCGCGAACGGAGACGTGGTCCATCTGCTCGGCAATGTGATGGTCCAGGCTGTCCTGCCAGACGTGAGCGTAAGCGTCTTTGGAGATAGGGAAGGGCGCTGTACGCTGGTCCGCGTACTGGATTACATAAAGGCCGGGGTCCTTGACCGGGGTGAAATCGAACTTCGAATAGGTGTAGCGCAGCCACGGCGTGGAAGGCGTGATCGGGCCTTCGAACACCTGCTTGTACGATCCGTCCTCCATCAGACGCATCACTTTGGCCGTCTTTGGGCCGTTGTACTTCGGGTCTAGCTCGAGCACAGCCACCTTGGAGAAGCCCGGCGCATAGCCGACCTGGCTGTGTGCGATCATTGGCGGCCGCGTCCAGTTCGGAATCACGTCCGGCCGGATGTGCCATACGATGGCTCCGGTGGTCTTTCCCGAAGGAATGAGCGAGCGCAACACAAACCAGCCATTCTGGGCGCGGTTTCGTCCATCGAACAGCATGAGGTCGGATGTATCCGACTTGACGTTGACCCGGGCCAGTTGGTCGTCGATCCCCAGGGTGATGCTCTTGCCCTCTGCGAACGGCAGCGGCTGAGTGTATCCCTTGGCCTTATCCCAGTCCTCCAGGTAGTAAGCCTTCTTCGGTTCGTCGGCCAGCGGCAACACCTTGACCATCGGATCGTTAGGCGTTCGCGGGAAGATACCGGCTTTGGTTCCGTCCACCAGGTAAGCCTTGCCCATGTAGATCGAGGGCAGGAACTCAAGGTTGAAGCCCGCTCGTCCGGCCAGTTTCTGGGGTAGCGGCTTGTCGAGATTGATGCTGACCTTCACGCCGCCTGGTTCCGCTGCGACTTCCAGGGTGTAGTTGAGATCAAAGGTAGGGAAAGCGAGGTTGGCGGTGAGCCGGTCGTTCGCCTTATCGGCCTGGCGGTCTTTGAGGGTCGCTACCAGGTCCCACTGTTCGGGCGTTGGCATCAGGCGCACGTCGCCGTTCGTGGCAATGCGCTGGCCGTGAAGAATCATCTCCATAGCCGTGTTCTTTTGGTCAACGAAAACGGGATGGTAGGTGCTGTCGTAGAGAAATACGCTAAACCCTTGAGTATCGAGGTAATTCTTGTCGGTCACCTTCATGGCGAAATCGGCGCCGAACAGGCTTGGGCCAGCAGTCAGGACCAAGAGAAGACACGCTTTAATTCGGGTAAGCATAGATTTGG
This is a stretch of genomic DNA from Granulicella sp. WH15. It encodes these proteins:
- a CDS encoding glycoside hydrolase family 9 protein; the encoded protein is MEMILHGQRIATNGDVRLMPTPEQWDLVATLKDRQADKANDRLTANLAFPTFDLNYTLEVAAEPGGVKVSINLDKPLPQKLAGRAGFNLEFLPSIYMGKAYLVDGTKAGIFPRTPNDPMVKVLPLADEPKKAYYLEDWDKAKGYTQPLPFAEGKSITLGIDDQLARVNVKSDTSDLMLFDGRNRAQNGWFVLRSLIPSGKTTGAIVWHIRPDVIPNWTRPPMIAHSQVGYAPGFSKVAVLELDPKYNGPKTAKVMRLMEDGSYKQVFEGPITPSTPWLRYTYSKFDFTPVKDPGLYVIQYADQRTAPFPISKDAYAHVWQDSLDHHIAEQMDHVSVREGYRVWHGASHLDDARLAPVVGEQFDGFNQATATDGKYKGGDHIPGMNVGGWYDAGDFDLEEPAQLNVIQSLALAYREFNLKYDELTVDETTRQVEMHRPDGVPDAVEQVKHGALLILAQFHNIGHAIRGTHEPDLRQYTHLGDGASKTDGLIYDPKLGLNEVKDGYSGRPDDRWIFSTTNPSYQWNGIAALAAAADALKGWDDALAKDCLDTAIKAWNDEKAHPTPNMSGGSGAAPAGAPGGGVLAASQGAASGAPTGSGTTSAPPNPRTGFGVGQDWAAALELTIATNGAEPYKSRLKELFPQMITPQQLDLRGWTAVRALPYLDASAKDQMREAVKTYMAGLDKQLDATPFGVPPSLRTWGGSGAVVDVAVRMYFLHKAFPDLVSPEYTLRAVNYILGTHPVSSTSYVAGVGTVSKTKTYSNNRADNAYIPGAVIPGYIIIKPDFPECIDDFGFLWFEDEAVVAGSANWVVAGNAADAITKELK